Proteins encoded together in one Coffea arabica cultivar ET-39 chromosome 2c, Coffea Arabica ET-39 HiFi, whole genome shotgun sequence window:
- the LOC113724697 gene encoding uncharacterized protein, whose protein sequence is MSSGMLRVTDLQRKGGIQSIGIVFITILVFSAIATKRIKISINAGSVPKEIQETQTYIKFITKPECFLNCLESLPVAQNANHSGVEEECPEYFQWIHEDLKPWRATGISREMVERGRVLAHIRVVIVGGRVYVENYKRAFQTRDVVTVWGILQLLRFYPGKLPDLDLMFECGDKPVIQKQDYEGSEATIPPPMFHYCGDNQTYDIVFPDWSFWGWSEVNIKPWELLKKDLKESSDKIKWMDREPNAYWKGNTLLGPQRRGLVKCNVSKNKEWNTQIDDLDWRRERKEGFKTTDLASQCRHRYKIYVEGHAWSVSQKYILACDSMSLVIDPHYYDFYSRGLLPTVHYWPITENEMCGSINNAVKWGNKHAKQAQEIGKAGSRFVQEKLMMRHVYDYMFHVLYQYAKLLKYQPTVPKGAVEVCSETLICNSKGLRKKFRSYSMVTNPAESSPCTLQPHFDQQKIQDLLKRKEHLKKQIEPFKAGENIRR, encoded by the exons ATGAGTTCCGGGATGTTAAGAGTGACAGATCTGCAGAGGAAAGGTGGGATCCAAAGTATTGGAATTGTATTTATTACAATCCTAGTTTTCTCTGCCATAGCAACTAAACGAATCAAAATT TCCATTAATGCAGGTTCTGTCCCAAAAGAAATTCAAGAGACTCAAACCTATATAAAGTTTATAACAAAACCTGAATGCTTCCTGAATTGTTTGGAGAGTTTACCTGTGGCACAAAATGCTAACCATTCGGGTGTTGAGGAGGAATGTCCAGAGTACTTTCAATGGATCCATGAAGATCTAAAACCATGGAGGGCCACTGGAATATCAAGGGAAATGGTAGAGAGAGGTAGAGTTCTAGCACATATAAGAGTAGTCATAGTTGGTGGGCGAGTGTATGTGGAGAACTACAAACGTGCCTTCCAAACAAGAGATGTCGTTACAGTGTGGGGTATATTGCAGCTTCTAAGGTTTTATCCTGGTAAATTACCAGACTTGGATCTAATGTTCGAGTGTGGTGACAAGCCAGTCATCCAAAAACAGGATTATGAAGGATCTGAGGCCACGATTCCACCACCAATGTTTCATTACTGTGGAGATAATCAGACTTATGATATCGTTTTTCCTGACTGGTCCTTCTGGGGTTG GTCAGAAGTCAATATAAAGCCATGGGAGCTCCTGAAGAAGGATTTAAAAGAAAGCAGTGACAAAATTAAGTGGATGGACAGAGAGCCTAACGCTTACTGGAAGGGCAACACATTACTAGGTCCACAGAGACGTGGTCTTGTGAAATGCAATGTCTCAAAGAATAAGGAATGGAATACTCAAATCGATGATCTG GACTGGCGACGTGAGCGCAAAGAAGGCTTTAAAACTACAGATTTAGCAAGCCAATGTAGACACAG GTACAAAATATATGTTGAAGGACATGCATGGTCTGTTAGTCAAAAGTATATATTAGCATGTGATTCTATGAGTTTGGTCATAGATCCCCACTATTATGATTTCTACTCCAGGGGTTTGCTGCCCACAGTTCACTATTGGCCAATTACTGAGAATGAGATGTGTGGGTCTATTAACAATGCTGTAAAGTGGGGGAACAAACACGCAAAACAG GCACAAGAGATTGGAAAGGCAGGGAGCAGGTTTGTTCAGGAAAAGCTAATGATGAGACATGTTTATGACTATATGTTTCATGTCTTGTACCAATATGCAAAGCTCTTGAAATACCAGCCTACTGTTCCTAAAGGTGCAGTGGAAGTGTGCTCAGAGACATTGATCTGCAATTCGAAGGGATTAAGAAAGAAGTTTCGGTCATACTCCATGGTTACTAATCCTGCAGAGTCAAGCCCTTGCACCCTGCAACCTCACTTTGACCAGCAAAAAATTCAAGATCTtcttaaaagaaaagaacatCTAAAGAAGCAAATTGAACCGTTTAAAGCTGGTGAAAATATCAGACGATAG
- the LOC113728054 gene encoding FT-interacting protein 7-like: MSNLKLGVEVVSAHNLLAKDGQGSSSAFVELKFDGQKFRTTVKENDLNPYWNETFCFTISNPDELLNHTLVVHVYNNNKNGQPKSCLGKVQISGTSFVPYSDAVVFHYPLEKVSIFSRSRGELGLKVFITDDPYIRSSNPLPAMDSSSYTKSRSTQAQAPETQAEGLIPETKSNGKKGSRRTFHHLPNANYQQQLDSSIAASQQAINYGVEQLRPELNAARMVRTFSNLFSQPVEYALKETSPVLGGGQVVQGRVIRADKPASTYDLVEPMQFLFVRVVKARDLPSKDVTGSLDPYVEVRVGNYRGVTSHFEKRQNPEWNAVFAFAKDRIQSSFVEVVVKDKDMLKDDFVGMIRFDLQEVPMRVPPDSPLAPEWYHLESKNGKKKKGELMLAVWMGTQADEAYPDAWHSDAAGPVDSSVFSSLIRSKVYHSPRLWYVRVNVIEAQDLIISEETRFPDVYVKVQVGNQVLRTKAVQTRTMNVLWNEDLMFVAAEPLEDYLILSVEDRVGPNKEDVFGRVIIPLKTVERRADDRIVHSKWFNLQKPGATDVHETKKDKFASRLHLRVCLDGGYHVLDESTHCSSDLRPTAKQLWKPPIGILELGVLSANGLHPMKTRDGRGTSDTYCVAKYGHKWVRTRTIIDSMNPKYNEQYTWEVFDPSTVLTVGVFDSSDVGSNGNKDVRIGKVRIRLSTLETGRVYTHSYPLLVLHPSGVKKMGELHLAIRFSCTSMANMMFLYSRPPLPKMHYVRPLNIMQQEMLRHQAVNIVAARLSRAEPPLRKEVVEYMTDADSHLWSMRRSKANFFRLMSVCNGLFAVGKWFGEVCMWKNPVTTSLVHVLFAMLICFPELILPTVFLYMFVIGIWNYRYRPKYPPHMNTRISYADAVHPDELDEEFDTFPTTKSSDLVRMRYDRLRSVAGRIQTVVGDLATQGERIQALLSWRDPRATAIFVTFCLVAAIVLYVTPFQALALMAGFYVMRHPRFRHKLPPVPLNFFRRLPARTDSML, translated from the coding sequence ATGAGCAATCTCAAGCTTGGTGTCGAAGTTGTGAGTGCACACAACCTCTTAGCTAAAGATGGCCAGGGCTCATCTAGTGCCTTTGTAGAGCTCAAGTTTGATGGTCAGAAATTTCGTACGACTGTCAAAGAAAATGATCTCAACCCTTATTGGAATGAGACCTTCTGCTTCACCATATCAAATCCAGATGAACTGCTGAACCACACTCTTGTAGTCCATGTCTACAACAACAATAAGAATGGCCAACCCAAATCCTGTCTTGGCAAGGTACAAATCAGTGGTACATCATTTGTACCCTATTCTGATGCTGTTGTCTTCCATTACCCACTGGAAAAAGTGTCCATTTTCTCACGTTCTAGGGGCGAGCTTGGCCTCAAAGTTTTTATTACAGATGACCCTTATATAAGGTCCTCCAACCCACTTCCTGCAATGGATTCTTCTTCATACACAAAGTCACGTTCAACACAAGCCCAAGCTCCAGAAACACAAGCTGAGGGGTTGATTCCCGAGACAAAGTCAAATGGGAAAAAGGGTTCACGACGCACCTTTCACCACTTGCCAAATGCAAATTATCAGCAGCAGCTTGATTCTTCCATTGCTGCATCCCAGCAAGCAATTAACTATGGGGTTGAACAGCTTAGACCCGAGCTTAACGCAGCACGTATGGTGCGCACGTTCTCAAATTTGTTTTCGCAACCAGTTGAATATGCACTTAAAGAAACAAGCCCTGTCCTCGGAGGAGGACAAGTTGTTCAGGGTCGGGTTATACGAGCTGACAAGCCAGCCAGCACTTATGATCTTGTCGAGCCCATGCAGTTTCTTTTTGTACGAGTTGTGAAAGCACGTGACCTTCCTTCCAAGGATGTTACAGGAAGCCTCGACCCTTATGTTGAAGTGAGAGTTGGGAACTATAGAGGAGTCACAAGTCACTTTGAGAAAAGGCAAAATCCAGAGTGGAATGCAGTGTTTGCCTTTGCAAAGGATAGGATACAGTCATCTTTTGTGGAAGTTGTAGTCAAGGACAAGGACATGTTAAAAGATGACTTTGTTGGGATGATTCGATTTGATCTTCAGGAAGTTCCCATGCGTGTGCCTCCAGATAGTCCATTAGCTCCGGAATGGTATCATCTCGAGTCTAagaatgggaaaaagaaaaagggggaacTAATGCTTGCTGTCTGGATGGGCACACAAGCTGATGAGGCTTATCCTGATGCTTGGCATTCAGATGCAGCTGGTCCTGTTGATTCCTCAGTGTTTTCCTCACTTATCCGCTCGAAAGTCTACCATTCCCCGAGGTTATGGTATGTCCGAGTCAATGTTATTGAGGCACAGGACTTGATTATATCTGAGGAGACTCGATTTCCAGATGTGTATGTCAAGGTCCAAGTAGGTAATCAGGTTCTTAGGACAAAGGCAGTCCAAACTCGAACTATGAATGTACTCTGGAATGAGGATCTGATGTTCGTTGCTGCTGAACCCTTAGAAGATTATCTAATTCTTTCAGTTGAAGATCGTGTTGGTCCCAATAAGGAAGATGTCTTTGGAAGGGTCATTATTCCATTGAAGACTGTTGAAAGGCGTGCTGATGACCGTATTGTCCACTCAAAGTGGTTCAACCTTCAAAAACCAGGTGCAACTGATGTGCATGAGACAAAGAAAGACAAGTTTGCTAGCAGGCTTCACCTTCGTGTCTGCCTTGATGGAGGGTACCATGTGCTGGATGAATCTACTCACTGCAGCAGCGATCTTCGGCCTACAGCAAAACAGCTCTGGAAGCCACCTATTGGTATCTTAGAATTAGGAGTTTTAAGTGCCAATGGCCTACACCCAATGAAGACAAGAGATGGAAGGGGTACGTCAGACACGTATTGTGTGGCTAAATATGGGCATAAGTGGGTTAGAACCCGGACAATCATTGACAGCATGAATCCCAAGTACAATGAGCAGTACACATGGGAAGTTTTTGACCCATCAACCGTTCTCACAGTTGGTGTTTTTGATAGCAGTGATGTTGGTTCAAATGGTAACAAGGATGTGAGAATTGGTAAGGTTCGTATTCGACTATCAACCCTTGAAACTGGTCGGGTATACACACATTCTTATCCGTTGCTAGTGCTTCACCCTTCGGGTGTTAAAAAAATGGGGGAGTTGCATTTGGCAATACGTTTCTCATGCACATCAATGGCGAACATGATGTTTCTTTACAGTAGGCCACCGTTACCAAAGATGCATTACGTCAGACCATTGAATATAATGCAGCAGGAGATGTTGCGCCACCAAGCTGTCAATATAGTGGCAGCTCGGCTAAGCCGAGCTGAGCCCCCTCTAAGAAAGGAAGTAGTGGAGTATATGACTGATGCAGATTCACACCTTTGGAGCATGAGACGAAGCAAAGCCAATTTTTTCCGCTTGATGTCTGTTTGTAATGGGTTATTTGCAGTTGGAAAATGGTTTGGGGAAGTCTGTATGTGGAAAAACCCAGTCACTACGTCTCTGGTGCATGTTCTTTTTGCGATGCTGATTTGTTTTCCAGAATTGATACTGCCGACAGTGTTTTTGTACATGTTCGTCATAGGGATTTGGAACTACCGCTACCGGCCAAAATATCCACCTCACATGAACACCAGAATATCCTATGCTGATGCTGTGCATCCTGATGAGCTTGATGAGGAATTTGACACATTTCCTACAACTAAAAGTTCAGACCTAGTTAGAATGAGGTATGATCGTTTAAGAAGTGTGGCTGGTCGAATACAGACTGTGGTGGGTGATTTGGCCACCCAAGGGGAGCGGATCCAAGCGCTTCTGAGTTGGCGAGACCCGCGTGCCACTGCCATTTTCGTGACCTTCTGCCTAGTTGCTGCTATTGTGCTGTATGTCACCCCTTTTCAGGCACTGGCTCTCATGGCTGGATTTTATGTGATGAGGCATCCCCGGTTCCGCCACAAGTTGCCACCAGTACCATTGAATTTCTTCCGTCGATTGCCAGCCAGGACTGACAGTATGCTATAG
- the LOC113728053 gene encoding actin-depolymerizing factor 7-like isoform X1: MANSVSGIAVHDECKLKFLELKAKRNYRYIVFKIDDISKQVAIEKLGSHDETYEDFTNSLPADQCRYAVFDYDFTTEENCHKSKIYFIAWSPDTSKIRAKMVYASSKDRFKRELDGIQVELQATDPSEMSLDVIRSRAL; this comes from the exons ATG GCAAATTCGGTCTCTGGTATTGCTGTTCATGATGAATGCAAGCTGAAATTCCTGGAGCTAAAAGCAAAGAGGAATTACAGATATATTGTGTTCAAGATCGATGATATATCCAAGCAAGTGGCAATAGAGAAGCTCGGGAGTCATGATGAAACCTATGAAGATTTCACTAACAGCTTACCAGCTGATCAGTGTCGATATGCTGTTTTCGATTACGATTTCACAACGGAAGAAAACTGCCATAAAAGCAAGATTTACTTCATAGCATG GTCTCCAGACACATCAAAGATCAGAGCTAAGATGGTCTACGCAAGCTCCAAAGATAGATTCAAGAGAGAATTAGATGGTATTCAGGTTGAGTTGCAAGCTACTGATCCTAGTGAGATGAGCTTGGATGTCATCAGATCACGAGCTCTGTAG